A window of the Sabethes cyaneus chromosome 1, idSabCyanKW18_F2, whole genome shotgun sequence genome harbors these coding sequences:
- the LOC128745854 gene encoding uncharacterized protein K02A2.6-like, with protein MAQAPSSSVAVQCSTRNELVLDSLASNITEFVYDLEQGCSFDTWFSRYADLFEKYAAKLDDSAKVRLLLRKLNPAAHDRYTSFILPKLSKDFDFAETIKKLKTIFGTPVSTFNRRYQCLQTTKDDHEDFISYSCKVNRSCVDFKLQELKEDQFKCLIFVCGLKSVKDADIRMRLLAKINETQDITLEKVVEECKNLINLKQDTVLIGNKSSSISPSTNAVRIDPKQKFKGRFTERQDNTPKTPCWSCGGMHFSKECQFKEHKCRDCGKMGHREGHCACFTAKNRQKPAKFSNKMQQRSSKSVFVGSVKQGRRYTKVNINGIPINFQLDSGSDITIISRENWEKVGCPPTDPSDCIARTASGGKLHISDMFEAAVSIGGVLKTCKTYMCGSNLNLNVLGSHAMDRFGLWDVPLSSICNLVHSSDGDTDIAELKSQFPDVFSSAMGLRKKTQVHLTLKPNAQPVFKPKRPVAYSVRSLVEDELGRLESLGIITPVTYADWATPIVVVRRPNRSVRICADFSTGLNNALMPNSHPLPLPEDIFARMANCTIFGYIDLSDAYLQVEVDDESRKLLVINTHKGLFRFNRLSPGIRTAPGEFQQIMDAMLSGIEYVCPYLDDILVGGQTRDELKHNLKQILARLQEYGFTVRIEKCSFFMNQVKYLGQLIDREGIRPDPEKIAAIISMPAPHDVPTLRSYLGAVNYYGKYIREMKNLRQPLDELLKKGSTFKWSSECQRSFDRFKEVLQSPLLLTHYNPRLDIVVSADASNVGIGARIAHCFPDGSEKAIYHASRSLTPATDHFGHADILSRLINSHIKPDEDYVIASLELESIICGIVSESVGFLPVTYKMIAEETARDDILQKVKEYIQNGWPQCKQRIADSPEIQQFFARREALSVAQQCLMYAERIVVPKKLQKRILQQLHKGHPGIDRTRSLARNFVYWPNIDDHISDMVRACKECAMVAKSDTKTSLQSWPIPEKPWQRVHIDYAGPVNDMYFLVLVDALSKWSEVCHLLLNTWGINPQKVPNELRLEDVPMNDVQRELLQEVFVQGAEPGQSGNKETSELRRSSRNRKQPVRYEPYRIP; from the exons ATGGCACAGGCACCATCTTCTTCTG TAGCTGTCCAGTGTTCGACGAGAAATGAATTGGTGCTAGACTCACTCGCGAGCAACATCACGGAATTCGTGTACGACCTGGAGCAAGGATGTTCGTTTGATACCTGGTTCTCTCGATATGcggatttatttgaaaaatatgcTGCTAAATTAGACGACAGTGCCAAAGTCCGGCTATTGCTGCGGAAATTAAATCCTGCTGCGCACGACAGGTACACTTCTTTCATTCTGCCAAAACTCTCAAAGGATTTCGATTTTGCTGAGACAATCAAGAAGCTGAAAACCATCTTCGGCACACCAGTGTCAACGTTCAATCGTCGTTATCAGTGCTTACAAACCACGAAGGACGACCATGAAGATTTCATCAGCTATTCCTGCAAGGTAAATCGATCCTGTGTGGATTTCAAATTGCAGGAACTCAAGGAAGATCAGTTCAAGTGCCTGATATTCGTGTGCGGGCTGAAGTCGGTGAAAGATGCAGATATACGAATGCGGTTGCTGGCTAAAATCAACGAGACGCAGGACATTACACTTGAAAAAGTCGTGGAGGAATGCAAAAATCTGATCAACCTCAAGCAAGATACGGTTCTGATCGGTAACAAGTCATCCTCTATATCACCGTCAACAAACGCAGTGAGAATCGACCCCAAGCAAAAATTCAAGGGTAGGTTCACCGAGAGACAGGACAACACTCCCAAAACACCGTGTTGGTCCTGTGGTGGTATGCACTTTTCGAAAGAGTGTCAGTTCAAAGAACACAAATGTCGTGATTGCGGTAAAATGGGTCATCGCGAAGGCCATTGTGCCTGTTTCACAGCAAAGAATCGGCAAAAACCAGCAAAGTTCAGTAATAAGATGCAGCAACGCTCGAGCAAGAGTGTGTTCGTCGGAAGTGTAAAGCAAGGTCGGCGTTATACAAAGGTTAACATCAACGGAATCCCAATCAATTTTCAATTGGATTCGGGATCAGACATAACCATTATCTCTCGTGAAAACTGGGAAAAAGTGGGATGTCCACCTACAGATCCGTCAGACTGTATAGCTAGAACTGCTTCTGGAGGTAAATTGCACATTTCGGATATGTTTGAGGCGGCTGTTAGCATCGGTGGTGTTCTTAAAACGTGCAAAACCTATATGTGTGGCTCTAACCTCAACCTGAACGTGTTAGGTTCTCATGCAATGGATCGATTCGGATTATGGGATGTGCCATTATCATCGATTTGCAATTTGGTACACAGCAGTGACGGAGACACCGACATTGCTGAATTAAAATCTCAGTTTCCGGATGTTTTCAGTAGCGCCATGGGCTTGCGTAAGAAAACGCAGGTGCATCTCACTCTCAAACCAAATGCACAGCCTGTGTTTAAACCAAAGCGTCCAGTGGCGTATAGTGTGAGATCGTTAGTGGAAGACGAGCTGGGTAGACTGGAAAGCTTAGGAATAATAACACCAGTCACGTATGCCGATTGGGCAACTCCAATAGTGGTGGTACGAAGACCAAATCGTTCAGTTCGGATCTGTGCAGACTTTTCTACAGGTTTAAACAATGCACTGATGCCGAATAGTCATCCTCTACCTCTCCCCGAGGATATCTTTGCACGCATGGCAAATTGCACTATCTTCGGATATATCGATCTGTCCGATGCATATCTGCAAGTGGAGGTGGACGACGAGAGTCGCAAGTTACTTGTCATCAACACCCACAAAGGGCTTTTCCGTTTCAATCGTCTCTCCCCGGGCATTCGAACAGCGCCAGGCGAGTTTCAACAAATCATGGATGCCATGCTCAGTGGAATCGAATACGTCTGTCCGTACCTCGACGATATCCTGGTAGGCGGTCAAACGAGAGATGAGCTGAAACACAACTTAAAACAAATTTTGGCACGCCTGCAAGAGTACGGATTCACCGTCAGAATTGAAAAATGCAGTTTTTTCATGAATCAGGTGAAGTATCTGGGTCAACTGATAGACCGTGAAGGTATTCGTCCGGACCCGGAGAAAATCGCCGCTATCATTAGCATGCCGGCACCACATGATGTGCCTACACTCAGATCCTATCTGGGAGCCGTAAACTATTACGGCAAGTACATAAGGGAAATGAAGAATCTTCGTCAACCTTTGGACGAATTGCTTAAAAAGGGGTCCACATTCAAATGGTCTAGTGAATGCCAACGTTCATTTGACCGCTTCAAAGAGGTTCTACAGTCTCCTTTGCTGTTGACGCATTATAATCCACGACTGGATATAGTCGTTTCAGCAGATGCGTCCAATGTGGGCATTGGTGCCCGCATAGCACATTGTTTTCCGGACGGTTCGGAAAAGGCTATCTACCATGCGTCCAGAAGTCTTACTCCGG ctACCGATCACTTCGGACACGCTGATATTTTATCTCGCTTGATTAATTCGCACATTAAACCTGATGAAGATTATGTTATCGCGTCATTAGAGCTCGAATCGATCATTTGTGGCATCGTTAGTGAGTCTGTCGGTTTCTTGCCTGTCACGTATAAAATGATAGCAGAAGAGACCGCGAGAGATGATATTCTGCAGAAAGTGAAGGAGTACATCCAAAATGGCTGGCCACAATGCAAACAAAGGATCGCAGATAGTCCCGAAATACAGCAGTTTTTTGCTCGACGAGAAGCGCTCAGTGTAGCACAACAGTGTTTAATGTACGCGGAACGAATCGTAGTACCAAAGAAACTCCAGAAACGCATTCTTCAACAACTCCATAAGGGACATCCAGGAATCGATCGTACCCGTTCGTTAGCACGCAATTTCGTTTATTGGCCAAACATCGACGATCACATCAGTGATATGGTACGAGCCTGCAAGGAGTGCGCTATGGTAGCTAAATCGGATACCAAAACGTCGCTCCAGTCATGGCCAATTCCAGAAAAACCGTGGCAGAGGGTGCACATTGACTATGCAGGCCCTGTTAATGATATGTATTTCTTGGTGCTGGTGGATGCACTATCCAAATGGTCAGAGGTCTGTCATCTGTTATTGAATACATGGGGTATTAATCCACAAAAGGTACCGAACGAACTTCGCCTGGAAGACGTACCAATGAACGACGTACAACGAGAGCTGCTACAGGAAGTGTTTGTGCAAGGCGCTGAACCGGGCCAATCTGGAAATAAAGAGACTTCCGAACTACGACGTTCCTCCAGGAATCGGAAGCAGCCGGTGCGTTATGAACCGTACCGTATACCCTAA